The proteins below come from a single Rosa rugosa chromosome 2, drRosRugo1.1, whole genome shotgun sequence genomic window:
- the LOC133729989 gene encoding fruit protein pKIWI501 has protein sequence MAGVEVAPAATFQETETKPVEVTKTEEPVAAPPAPETETTEEPKETTPPAEAEAEAPAAPEPEAEAEAPVAPVEVETKEVAIEEVKAEAKEVAAEPEAEKPVEEEAQEVKAEEPAAAVAEETTEAAEEPVAAPVVDEKVEKPVEAPKEPAEVTTAEVPVEKAE, from the coding sequence GTTGCACCAGCAGCAACATTTCAAGAGACTGAGACAAAGCCAGTCGAAGTGACCAAGACCGAAGAGCCAGTAGCTGCACCACCTGCCCCCGAGACTGAAACCACCGAAGAACCAAAGGAAACAACACCAccagcagaagcagaagcagaggcACCAGCTGCTCCGGAACctgaagcagaagcagaagctccAGTTGCACCAGTTGAAGTTGAGACCAAGGAGGTGGCAATAGAGGAAGTTAAGGCTGAGGCCAAGGAGGTAGCAGCAGAACCAGAAGCAGAGAAACCAGTGGAAGAAGAGGCTCAAGAGGTTAAAGCCGAAGAgcctgctgctgctgttgctgaGGAGACCACTGAAGCTGCTGAGGAACCAGTGGCGGCTCCGGTAGTCGATGAGAAAGTAGAGAAACCAGTTGAAGCACCAAAGGAGCCTGCTGAGGTTACCACAGCAGAAGTTCCAGTTGAGAAGGCTGAGTAG